The Mesobacillus jeotgali genome window below encodes:
- a CDS encoding ABC transporter substrate-binding protein encodes MKRRFGLMFFAFILILSLGLAGCNNESGGKKTGGESGSDGGSSSGGTLVFGRGGDSTSLDPAVTTEGEAFKVTKNIYETLIEFGEQDTEIQPGLAESWEESPDGLKHTLKLRKGVKFHDGTDFNAEAVVFNFERWKAGNKEQFYYYNSQFGDVIKEVKAVDEHTVEFTLNRILAPFYKNLAMSPFGIASPAAIEKHGDKFIENPVGTGPFKFKEWKRNDRVTLVKNEDYWKEGLPKLDEVIFRAIPENSARLNALNTGEVDIIDGVNFSDVESIENNADLQVFYRPSLNVAYLGLNNERGPLKDKKVRQALNHAVNKQALIDAFFAGAAEPAKNPMPKSVAGYNDDVEPYDYNPEKAKELLKEAGYEDGFEIELWAMPVPRPYMPDGKKVAEAIQKDFAEVGVKAKIVSYEWATYLEKARTGEADTFLLGWTGDNGDADNFLYVLLDQDNIDSNNYARYASQEVHDLFIKAQSTNDQAEREKLYKEAQLLIKEDAPWIPLVHSEPALAGRADVTGFKAHPTGSDNLANVEFKK; translated from the coding sequence ATGAAAAGGCGTTTTGGATTAATGTTTTTTGCTTTTATCCTCATCCTAAGCTTAGGCCTGGCTGGATGTAACAACGAATCCGGCGGGAAGAAAACTGGCGGTGAGTCTGGTTCAGATGGTGGATCGTCATCTGGTGGAACTCTAGTATTTGGCCGCGGTGGCGATTCAACATCGCTTGACCCTGCAGTCACAACTGAAGGAGAAGCTTTCAAAGTAACTAAGAACATCTACGAAACTCTTATCGAGTTCGGTGAGCAGGATACAGAAATTCAACCAGGCCTCGCGGAAAGCTGGGAAGAGTCTCCTGATGGCCTGAAACACACATTGAAACTGCGTAAAGGTGTTAAATTCCATGACGGCACTGATTTCAACGCTGAAGCTGTAGTCTTCAACTTCGAGCGCTGGAAGGCAGGCAATAAAGAACAATTCTACTACTATAACTCACAATTTGGTGACGTAATCAAGGAAGTTAAAGCAGTGGATGAGCATACAGTTGAATTCACATTGAACCGTATTCTTGCTCCATTCTACAAAAACCTTGCCATGTCTCCGTTCGGAATCGCGAGTCCTGCTGCAATCGAGAAGCATGGTGACAAGTTCATTGAAAATCCAGTAGGTACTGGACCATTCAAATTCAAAGAATGGAAACGCAATGACAGAGTAACATTGGTGAAAAACGAAGATTACTGGAAGGAAGGACTTCCAAAGCTTGATGAAGTCATCTTCCGTGCCATCCCTGAAAATTCAGCTCGTCTGAATGCCCTTAATACAGGCGAAGTTGACATTATTGACGGCGTAAACTTCAGTGATGTTGAATCTATTGAAAACAATGCAGATCTTCAGGTTTTCTATCGTCCTTCATTGAACGTTGCTTACCTGGGATTGAACAACGAACGCGGACCGCTTAAGGATAAGAAGGTACGACAGGCATTGAACCACGCGGTTAATAAGCAAGCATTGATCGACGCTTTCTTCGCTGGAGCAGCGGAGCCTGCAAAGAACCCGATGCCGAAATCAGTAGCTGGTTATAACGATGATGTGGAACCATATGATTACAATCCTGAGAAAGCAAAGGAGCTTTTGAAGGAAGCTGGATATGAAGATGGCTTTGAAATTGAACTTTGGGCAATGCCGGTTCCAAGACCTTATATGCCAGATGGAAAGAAAGTTGCTGAAGCGATCCAGAAGGACTTCGCTGAAGTAGGCGTAAAAGCAAAGATTGTTTCCTATGAGTGGGCAACATATCTTGAAAAAGCACGTACAGGTGAAGCGGATACATTCTTGCTTGGCTGGACAGGTGACAATGGTGATGCTGATAACTTCCTGTATGTGCTCCTGGATCAGGATAATATCGATAGCAACAACTATGCACGCTACGCTAGCCAGGAAGTACATGACCTGTTCATCAAGGCTCAGTCTACAAATGACCAGGCCGAACGTGAAAAACTATATAAAGAAGCTCAATTGCTAATTAAAGAAGATGCTCCTTGGATTCCACTTGTCCACTCTGAACCTGCCCTTGCAGGAAGAGCAGACGTTACTGGCTTCAAAGCACATCCAACAGGGTCTGATAACCTGGCAAATGTTGAATTCAAAAAATAA
- a CDS encoding ABC transporter permease, whose amino-acid sequence MFAYSVRRIFSLIPVLLGLSLIVFFMIRAIPGDPAQVILGQLATKEAIADLTRELGLDQPWYVQYFNYLGGLLTGDLGQSLRTKSEISSEIWPYLAATMELSFVAMMIAIIIGVNAGIISAWFQNSWFDYGAMILALIGVSMPIFWLGLMEQWLFAINLDILPTSGREEVRNPVDTITNFYLIDTLIQGRTDQFVDVLKHLVLPAMALATIPMAIIARITRSTMLEVMRSDFIRTARAKGLSMFWVVYKHSLKNAVIPVLTIIGLQTGLLLGGAILTETIFSWPGIGRYIYEAINYRDYPVIQSGILVIALIFVMINLVVDLLYAAIDPRIKYR is encoded by the coding sequence GTGTTTGCCTATTCTGTCAGAAGAATATTTTCACTAATCCCTGTCCTGTTGGGACTATCACTTATTGTATTTTTCATGATCCGAGCAATCCCTGGAGATCCCGCCCAAGTCATTCTCGGGCAGCTGGCGACTAAAGAAGCGATTGCGGATTTGACGAGAGAACTGGGTCTAGACCAGCCGTGGTACGTACAATATTTTAATTATCTTGGCGGACTGCTTACCGGGGATTTGGGACAATCACTAAGAACAAAGTCGGAGATCAGCAGTGAAATCTGGCCATATCTTGCAGCGACAATGGAACTATCATTTGTTGCGATGATGATTGCCATTATCATCGGGGTGAATGCAGGAATCATCAGTGCTTGGTTCCAGAATTCATGGTTTGATTACGGCGCGATGATCCTGGCGCTGATCGGTGTATCCATGCCGATTTTCTGGCTCGGTTTAATGGAACAGTGGCTGTTCGCCATCAATCTGGATATACTGCCGACCTCCGGGCGGGAAGAAGTGCGGAACCCGGTTGATACAATCACGAATTTTTATCTTATTGATACATTGATCCAGGGGCGGACTGACCAGTTTGTCGATGTCTTGAAGCACCTTGTGCTGCCTGCGATGGCATTGGCAACAATTCCGATGGCCATCATCGCCAGGATCACTCGTTCTACCATGCTTGAGGTCATGAGGTCTGATTTTATCAGGACTGCAAGGGCAAAGGGTTTAAGCATGTTCTGGGTTGTGTACAAGCACTCCCTTAAAAATGCGGTCATTCCTGTTTTGACAATCATTGGTTTGCAGACAGGGCTTCTGCTTGGAGGAGCGATCCTGACAGAAACAATCTTCAGCTGGCCGGGAATTGGACGTTATATTTACGAGGCGATCAACTACCGTGATTATCCGGTAATACAATCCGGTATCCTGGTCATTGCCTTAATTTTTGTAATGATCAACCTAGTAGTTGACTTACTGTACGCAGCAATTGATCCGCGGATCAAATACCGTTGA